One window of the Carnobacterium maltaromaticum DSM 20342 genome contains the following:
- a CDS encoding DUF4311 domain-containing protein has product MTIMIILLKSLLIGGLVGFAAGAGAARMFHAPTTQGLGAFRTLGEMNACEGDAASHFSFGLGFFFNAWASTVGAGAFTQDITHRVIPNWATAALMIKNKNVEETMHNPKKMGIAGAAIGMVLVAFLNTTASAIPPALQVTAVAVLVPAANLLINTVMPVLFWLAAIDAGKRSGLWGTIFGGLSAMIMGNATPGVVLGILIGKGVDEIGWNRVTKSMMVAIALLFIFSAFFRGFDLEMLESFRLQIPQWLESIHGVFNLGA; this is encoded by the coding sequence ATGACAATTATGATTATTTTGTTAAAATCTTTACTGATTGGAGGACTGGTTGGATTTGCAGCAGGCGCTGGAGCAGCTCGTATGTTTCATGCTCCAACAACACAAGGTTTAGGAGCTTTTAGAACCTTAGGTGAGATGAACGCCTGTGAAGGGGATGCAGCTTCTCATTTTTCATTCGGTTTAGGTTTTTTCTTCAATGCATGGGCATCAACTGTGGGAGCAGGAGCATTTACGCAAGATATTACCCATCGAGTAATTCCAAATTGGGCAACTGCAGCATTGATGATTAAAAATAAAAACGTTGAAGAAACGATGCATAACCCTAAAAAAATGGGGATTGCTGGCGCTGCAATTGGGATGGTCTTAGTTGCTTTCTTAAATACAACTGCATCTGCTATTCCACCTGCTTTACAAGTTACGGCTGTAGCAGTCTTAGTACCAGCAGCGAATTTGTTAATTAATACTGTTATGCCCGTTCTATTTTGGTTAGCAGCAATTGATGCAGGAAAACGTTCAGGTTTATGGGGCACGATTTTTGGTGGACTTTCAGCAATGATTATGGGAAATGCGACACCAGGTGTTGTCCTAGGTATTTTAATTGGTAAAGGTGTCGATGAAATTGGTTGGAATCGTGTAACGAAAAGTATGATGGTAGCTATTGCTTTATTATTTATCTTTAGTGCCTTTTTCCGAGGCTTTGATTTAGAGATGCTTGAAAGCTTCCGTTTACAAATTCCACAATGGTTAGAAAGCATTCATGGTGTCTTTAATCTAGGCGCATAA
- a CDS encoding BglG family transcription antiterminator, which yields MQVQLSKREIKLILTLLNNEASTTTTKELAAEFQVSVRTIKYDLDNVKIWFEQHGTPLLAQRNKGFWLELTDSMRIELKNEVLQVERYELYPDQEIRIHQIITLLCLRTEFSTTIELAESLHVSKNTIVADLEKVEQFVGAYQLNLIRKNYFGYTIEGSEHQIRLLLEAIIQKEITDYDIYSIMNYITDKSAGDYRSLKLAMQPEMLQIYQKTVYTVSKIMNQKMMEQFNYSEILAIILRVTIATARMSINRTINSYKILSNQDLLTKSQELPYLLMKQVFESYHFPILEDEYIYIFSDILMVYEEKNIAELTRNIIEFVSEKEKIAFNEDKQLFTNLFAHLSLKLHKKYLFVNEYNPFIEDIKSRYPVLFRSIEEASANEISKSISITNDSFIAYIALHFLVSYEKLSMNRSVARIVYVCSTGLGVTSLIQQRIMEEVANVEIASFASVLKAKEIIQLENPDLVVSIFPIEELEVPFIKVNPIPTKSDIQAIKKVVAEIVSNQLTGSTKFPKLVARRQTPMKNNDEEQSRELILKGFVVYEELKKQLGLKLQIGYEEAFLLHVFMMVHRIFYDSQYENEGNVALDTLDDFKEDVRLIKEIFAKNELSINKAEITALVQYISS from the coding sequence ATGCAAGTGCAATTATCAAAACGTGAAATTAAATTAATTCTAACATTATTGAATAATGAAGCCTCTACGACAACGACAAAAGAATTAGCCGCAGAATTTCAAGTAAGTGTACGCACGATTAAATATGATTTAGACAACGTTAAAATTTGGTTCGAGCAACATGGGACGCCATTACTAGCTCAACGGAACAAAGGCTTTTGGTTAGAATTAACCGACTCAATGCGCATTGAATTGAAAAACGAAGTCCTTCAGGTAGAACGATATGAACTGTATCCTGATCAAGAAATTCGAATTCATCAAATTATTACTTTACTTTGTTTACGCACTGAATTTAGTACAACAATTGAATTGGCTGAAAGCTTACATGTCAGTAAAAATACAATTGTGGCGGATTTAGAAAAAGTGGAGCAATTTGTGGGTGCTTATCAATTAAACTTAATTCGTAAAAACTATTTTGGTTATACGATTGAAGGATCGGAACATCAAATTCGATTATTATTGGAAGCAATTATCCAAAAAGAAATTACAGACTATGATATTTATAGCATTATGAACTACATTACAGATAAAAGTGCTGGAGATTATCGTAGTTTAAAATTAGCGATGCAGCCAGAAATGTTGCAGATTTATCAAAAGACAGTCTATACGGTATCAAAAATTATGAATCAGAAAATGATGGAACAATTTAATTACAGTGAAATCTTAGCAATTATCTTGCGAGTGACGATAGCGACAGCGCGCATGAGCATTAATCGCACAATTAATAGCTATAAAATTCTTTCAAATCAAGACTTATTAACTAAAAGCCAAGAACTTCCTTACTTATTGATGAAACAAGTTTTTGAATCCTATCATTTTCCAATCCTAGAAGATGAATATATCTATATTTTTAGTGATATTCTGATGGTTTATGAAGAAAAAAATATTGCCGAGCTTACTCGCAATATCATTGAATTTGTTAGTGAAAAAGAAAAAATTGCTTTTAATGAAGACAAGCAACTTTTCACCAATTTATTTGCCCATCTGTCTTTAAAGTTGCACAAAAAGTATTTATTTGTAAATGAGTATAATCCGTTTATTGAAGATATTAAGTCGCGTTATCCAGTTCTTTTTAGGAGCATTGAAGAGGCATCTGCTAATGAAATTTCTAAATCCATTTCAATTACAAATGATTCATTTATTGCCTACATCGCGTTGCACTTTTTAGTATCGTATGAAAAATTAAGTATGAACAGAAGTGTAGCACGAATCGTTTATGTTTGTTCAACAGGGCTTGGTGTTACAAGTTTGATTCAGCAACGAATTATGGAAGAAGTAGCCAATGTTGAAATTGCTAGTTTTGCTTCAGTCTTAAAAGCAAAAGAAATTATTCAGCTAGAAAACCCAGATTTAGTGGTGAGCATTTTTCCGATTGAGGAATTAGAAGTTCCTTTTATTAAAGTTAACCCAATTCCCACAAAATCGGATATTCAAGCCATAAAAAAAGTTGTAGCCGAGATTGTAAGTAACCAGCTAACGGGTTCAACTAAATTTCCTAAATTAGTTGCAAGACGCCAAACACCAATGAAAAATAATGATGAAGAACAAAGTCGTGAGCTAATTTTAAAAGGCTTTGTTGTCTACGAAGAATTAAAAAAACAGCTAGGCTTAAAACTACAAATAGGATACGAAGAAGCCTTTTTATTACATGTATTCATGATGGTTCATCGTATTTTTTATGATTCTCAGTATGAAAATGAAGGCAACGTCGCTTTAGATACGTTAGATGACTTTAAAGAAGACGTTCGTTTAATTAAAGAAATTTTTGCTAAAAACGAATTAAGTATTAATAAAGCTGAAATTACAGCATTAGTACAATACATCAGTAGTTAG
- a CDS encoding GntR family transcriptional regulator, producing the protein MKPKGLLYIEIAETLKKDILEGIYPVGTQIPTENELEVKFSVSKITVRKAIEILANEGYLEKKSGKGTTVLSDRLFNKLSKAASFSAMIEERGHHLSKEILAIEKIKTNSTTPEIAAAFGKEAYKLTRLYRLDYEPYIYFEHYLPVLGDESSLEQMEKLSLYKWLASYQKVVGKFQDTFAVAPAEAAIQKLLNTQSPYLLKRIRTSYSQSEEIIEISHAQYDTDKFPYLIEYEI; encoded by the coding sequence ATGAAACCAAAAGGACTATTGTATATTGAAATCGCTGAAACCTTAAAAAAAGATATTTTAGAAGGTATTTATCCTGTTGGGACGCAAATACCAACTGAAAATGAATTAGAAGTAAAATTTTCTGTGAGTAAAATAACTGTTCGAAAAGCAATTGAAATTCTAGCAAATGAAGGTTATTTAGAAAAGAAAAGTGGCAAAGGAACAACTGTGCTTAGTGATCGTCTATTTAATAAGTTATCTAAGGCAGCCTCTTTTTCAGCTATGATCGAAGAGCGAGGCCATCACCTATCAAAAGAAATCTTAGCCATTGAAAAAATAAAAACAAACTCGACTACACCAGAAATTGCGGCTGCCTTTGGCAAAGAAGCGTATAAATTAACGCGTCTATATCGTTTGGACTATGAACCATATATTTATTTTGAACATTATTTACCTGTTTTAGGGGATGAATCTTCCTTAGAACAAATGGAAAAACTCTCGCTCTATAAATGGTTAGCTAGCTATCAAAAAGTAGTTGGGAAATTCCAAGATACTTTTGCGGTTGCGCCAGCTGAAGCAGCTATTCAAAAGCTATTAAATACACAAAGCCCTTATTTATTAAAACGTATCCGGACATCTTATAGCCAATCAGAAGAGATTATTGAGATTTCTCATGCGCAATATGATACAGACAAATTCCCTTATTTGATTGAATATGAAATTTAG
- a CDS encoding glycine-rich SFCGS family protein yields the protein MLTVVIADRLGKGQNVAKGVEAAGGRAVVVPGMGADMRLGDVMQQENADLGISFCGSGGAGALTAATKYGYPERHGMRSVEEGITAINDGKTVLGFGFMDQEELGKRLVEAYVKKNA from the coding sequence ATGTTAACAGTAGTCATTGCAGATCGTTTAGGTAAAGGGCAAAATGTTGCCAAAGGAGTTGAAGCAGCAGGTGGTAGAGCCGTTGTTGTTCCAGGAATGGGTGCAGATATGCGTCTTGGTGATGTGATGCAACAAGAAAACGCGGATTTAGGTATTTCCTTTTGTGGCAGTGGTGGAGCAGGTGCTTTAACTGCGGCAACAAAATATGGTTACCCAGAGCGCCATGGCATGCGTTCAGTTGAAGAAGGTATTACAGCTATTAATGATGGAAAAACAGTTTTAGGTTTTGGGTTTATGGATCAAGAAGAATTAGGAAAACGTTTAGTAGAAGCTTACGTAAAGAAAAATGCGTAA
- a CDS encoding PTS sugar transporter subunit IIC: protein MDKFVDILESKVLPVATKIGSQRHMTAIRKGIIATMPLTIVGSFFTILLNLPIESLALMIEPYKAILDVPFRFTVGILSLYATFGIASSLAKSYKLDSLTSGILAVLAFLVATVVPVQVVDPIDGVITAGRYINIASLSSASLFGAIVTSIISVEIYRFMKEKNITVKMPDGVPPEVSNSFIALLPAAVILILFWVIRHMLGFDISSALSTVLMPLKNTLAGNSLFGGLLTVFLITFFWVLGIHGPAIMGPVIRPFWDISIAENTDAFVAGVDANHLPNIFTEQFLQWFVWIGGAGTTLALVVLFLFSKSEYLKSLGRLSFLPGLFNINEPIIFGAPIVMNPILGIPFIVAPLVTTTLSYFLTVTGVVPMMMARLPFTVISPIAAWMSTNWSIMAGVLVVINFFIALAIYYPFFKVFEKQQIDRELEAKAAEATE, encoded by the coding sequence TTGGATAAATTTGTTGATATTTTGGAGTCAAAAGTTTTACCAGTAGCAACGAAAATCGGTTCTCAGCGCCATATGACGGCGATTAGAAAAGGAATCATTGCTACTATGCCACTAACTATTGTTGGATCGTTTTTTACTATTTTATTAAATCTACCAATTGAATCACTTGCACTTATGATTGAACCGTACAAAGCTATTTTAGATGTTCCGTTTCGCTTTACTGTTGGTATTTTATCTTTATATGCTACATTTGGGATTGCCTCTTCTTTAGCTAAAAGCTATAAGTTAGACAGCTTAACGAGTGGAATATTGGCAGTATTAGCCTTTTTGGTTGCAACGGTGGTTCCCGTTCAAGTTGTAGATCCTATTGATGGTGTGATTACAGCTGGCCGTTATATTAATATCGCTTCACTAAGCTCTGCTTCTTTATTCGGTGCAATTGTCACATCCATTATCTCGGTTGAAATTTATCGTTTTATGAAAGAAAAAAATATAACAGTCAAAATGCCAGATGGCGTGCCGCCAGAAGTATCGAATTCCTTTATCGCTTTGTTGCCAGCAGCAGTTATCTTGATTCTTTTCTGGGTGATTCGTCATATGCTTGGATTTGATATTAGTAGTGCACTAAGTACAGTCTTAATGCCATTAAAAAATACATTAGCTGGTAATAGTTTGTTTGGTGGATTGCTTACAGTCTTCTTAATTACTTTTTTCTGGGTTTTAGGAATTCATGGTCCAGCAATTATGGGACCTGTTATCCGTCCATTTTGGGATATTTCAATTGCTGAAAATACAGATGCTTTTGTGGCAGGTGTTGATGCGAACCATTTACCAAATATTTTTACAGAACAATTTTTACAATGGTTTGTTTGGATTGGTGGAGCTGGAACAACGTTAGCGTTAGTTGTTTTATTCCTTTTTTCTAAATCAGAATACTTGAAGAGTTTAGGTCGTTTATCCTTCTTACCGGGTTTATTCAATATCAATGAACCGATTATTTTTGGAGCACCGATTGTAATGAACCCAATTTTAGGGATTCCATTTATCGTAGCTCCATTAGTTACCACCACACTTTCCTATTTCTTAACCGTTACAGGAGTTGTACCCATGATGATGGCACGTTTACCCTTTACCGTTATTTCGCCAATTGCTGCTTGGATGAGTACCAATTGGAGTATTATGGCTGGAGTTTTAGTTGTGATTAACTTCTTTATCGCTTTAGCTATCTACTATCCGTTCTTTAAAGTTTTTGAAAAACAACAAATTGATCGTGAATTAGAAGCAAAAGCGGCTGAAGCTACAGAATAG
- a CDS encoding MurR/RpiR family transcriptional regulator: MFLDNTAELSSFDLHIYKYILDHSDQVIYMRIRDLAAATHTSTASILRFCKKMKCSGFSEFKVKLQLSLAEKPIEPVADVDEMSYMDFLTRARQSSFKKKIQEAVDLLKDKELVVFLGSGSSESIAQYGSTYFSNLFTLALRIEDPSNYPIEFLAKKFSNKICLIALSVSGETQEVINYLKHLNTSHCQVISITNSENSTIAQLSDVNIPYYINRETVKKDHNHPEKTLELTSQLPAVYTIEAIAKAVRKTLVAES; this comes from the coding sequence ATGTTTTTAGACAATACAGCTGAGCTTAGTTCTTTTGATTTACACATTTATAAATATATCTTGGACCATAGCGATCAGGTTATTTACATGCGTATCCGTGATTTAGCTGCAGCGACTCATACAAGCACCGCTAGTATTTTGCGCTTTTGTAAAAAAATGAAGTGTAGTGGATTTTCAGAATTTAAAGTGAAGTTGCAACTATCACTAGCAGAAAAACCGATAGAACCTGTAGCAGATGTTGATGAAATGAGTTATATGGACTTTTTAACTAGAGCTAGACAGAGTTCATTTAAGAAAAAAATTCAAGAAGCAGTAGATTTATTAAAGGATAAAGAGTTAGTCGTTTTTCTAGGTTCGGGTTCTTCCGAAAGTATCGCTCAGTATGGATCAACTTATTTTTCAAATTTATTTACTTTGGCTTTGAGAATTGAGGACCCTTCTAATTATCCAATTGAATTTTTAGCAAAGAAATTTTCAAATAAAATCTGTCTAATTGCACTATCAGTTTCAGGAGAAACGCAAGAAGTAATTAATTATTTAAAGCATCTAAATACAAGCCACTGCCAAGTCATTTCCATTACAAATAGTGAAAATTCAACGATTGCCCAGTTGTCAGATGTGAATATTCCGTATTACATCAATCGTGAAACCGTAAAAAAAGACCATAACCACCCTGAAAAAACCTTAGAATTAACCTCACAATTACCAGCGGTATATACAATTGAAGCCATTGCAAAAGCTGTTCGGAAAACTTTAGTTGCAGAAAGTTAA
- a CDS encoding DUF871 domain-containing protein, producing MMRRLGVSIYPDHSDVKTDEEYLTKAAKYGFSRIFMSMLEVTEGKEAVAEKFTHIIQFGKNLGFEVMLDIAPTIFDDLGISYDDLAFFHQLGADGIRLDVGFDGNKEAMISFNPYNMIIELNMSNDVAYLDNILTYQANRPFLYGCHNFYPQNGTALPFDFFMKCNERFKKQGLRTAAFINSQVGEIGPWDINDGLPTLEMHRNLPIEVQAKHLFATNQIDDVIIGNAYASDAELMALSKVNRYQVELAVEFVSDANPVEKEIVTTVQHFRRGDITSQVVRSTEVRKRFKAEANPAHDNIHEFKRGDIVIGNDGFGKYKNELQVVLESHTDERKNLVGTVTEAEKILLDFIYPWSKFKFEEK from the coding sequence ATGATGAGAAGATTAGGCGTTTCAATTTATCCAGATCATAGTGATGTGAAAACAGATGAAGAGTATTTAACTAAAGCAGCTAAATATGGTTTTTCAAGAATATTTATGAGTATGCTAGAAGTGACAGAAGGCAAAGAAGCTGTTGCAGAAAAATTTACTCACATTATCCAATTTGGTAAGAACTTAGGCTTTGAAGTCATGTTAGATATTGCACCGACTATTTTTGATGATTTAGGGATATCTTATGATGATCTAGCCTTTTTCCATCAATTAGGTGCGGATGGGATTCGTTTAGATGTCGGTTTTGATGGGAATAAAGAAGCGATGATTTCTTTTAACCCTTACAATATGATTATTGAGTTAAACATGAGTAATGATGTCGCTTATTTAGATAATATTTTAACCTACCAAGCCAATCGTCCATTTTTATATGGGTGTCATAATTTTTATCCACAAAATGGAACGGCCTTACCTTTTGATTTCTTTATGAAATGCAATGAGCGTTTTAAAAAGCAAGGGTTAAGAACAGCAGCATTTATCAATTCCCAAGTTGGGGAAATTGGACCGTGGGATATTAATGACGGCTTACCAACATTAGAAATGCACCGCAATTTACCTATTGAGGTTCAAGCGAAGCATTTATTTGCAACTAATCAGATTGATGATGTGATTATTGGAAATGCATATGCATCAGATGCTGAATTAATGGCTTTATCTAAAGTCAATCGTTACCAAGTAGAATTAGCAGTTGAGTTTGTTTCAGATGCTAATCCAGTTGAAAAAGAAATTGTTACAACAGTACAACATTTTAGACGTGGCGATATCACTTCACAAGTAGTACGCTCTACCGAAGTTCGTAAACGATTTAAAGCAGAAGCCAATCCAGCTCATGATAATATTCACGAATTCAAACGTGGTGATATTGTTATTGGAAATGACGGCTTTGGAAAATATAAAAATGAATTACAAGTGGTGCTAGAGTCTCATACAGATGAGCGGAAAAATTTAGTTGGAACAGTCACTGAAGCTGAAAAAATCTTATTAGACTTTATCTATCCATGGAGTAAATTTAAATTCGAAGAAAAGTGA
- a CDS encoding DUF4312 family protein produces MTDVKQKKRQIVRVEGKAEKKNQAFSNALNQIHGKVLKESDDVILRIEPLHTAIVLAEEESYVEKFLFFFLKRTRITYKVIMDVEVEISWIPVESVQFVTTHTQGPDHVPTPLFKKKWLQKEEI; encoded by the coding sequence GTGACGGATGTGAAACAGAAGAAACGACAAATTGTCCGCGTAGAAGGCAAAGCTGAAAAGAAGAACCAAGCCTTCTCCAATGCTTTAAATCAAATTCATGGGAAAGTGCTAAAAGAGTCAGATGATGTAATTTTACGTATCGAGCCTTTGCATACAGCAATAGTCTTGGCGGAAGAAGAAAGTTATGTAGAAAAATTTTTATTTTTCTTTTTGAAACGTACACGTATTACTTACAAAGTGATCATGGATGTTGAAGTAGAAATTTCGTGGATCCCAGTAGAAAGCGTCCAGTTTGTCACTACGCACACACAAGGCCCTGATCATGTTCCGACTCCGCTATTTAAGAAAAAATGGCTTCAAAAGGAGGAAATATAA
- a CDS encoding DgaE family pyridoxal phosphate-dependent ammonia lyase has product MDLYKKYDLKEVINASGKMTILGVSKVSEEVLAAQKFGGQHFFEMSELTLKTGKAIAQLIGAEDAIVVSSASAGIAQSVAAFIGAGDNYHAYHPFTNRIKKREIILPKGHNVDYGTPVEVMVELGGGEVIEAGYANMCTPEHLAMMVTENTAAILYIKSHHTVQKSMLTVSEAAKVAAEHQLPLIVDAAAEEDLVKYLDEGADLVIYSGAKALEGPSSGLVIGNRQFIDWVRLQGKGIGRAMKVGKENILGLTAAIEQYVAEGSESGEAMKTRLAPFLTDLNQVPHIVASCEQDAAGREIYRAKITIADSAPLTAKEVVVGLKQGNPAIYTRDYRANNGIIEFDIRAVNKAEMEKIVSALQTLLG; this is encoded by the coding sequence TTGGATTTATATAAAAAATATGACTTAAAAGAAGTTATCAATGCTAGTGGGAAAATGACTATTTTAGGAGTATCTAAAGTGTCAGAAGAAGTTTTAGCTGCGCAAAAGTTTGGTGGACAACATTTTTTTGAAATGTCAGAACTTACCTTGAAAACTGGGAAAGCAATTGCACAGTTAATTGGTGCAGAAGACGCGATTGTCGTTTCTTCCGCTTCCGCTGGAATTGCTCAATCAGTCGCCGCTTTTATCGGCGCTGGTGACAACTACCATGCCTATCATCCTTTTACAAATAGGATTAAAAAACGTGAGATTATCTTACCTAAAGGCCATAATGTTGATTATGGAACACCAGTTGAAGTGATGGTAGAATTAGGTGGTGGTGAGGTTATTGAGGCTGGATATGCCAATATGTGTACGCCAGAGCATCTAGCAATGATGGTAACTGAAAATACTGCCGCAATTTTGTATATTAAGAGTCATCATACGGTTCAAAAAAGTATGTTAACAGTTAGCGAAGCAGCAAAAGTAGCAGCAGAGCACCAATTGCCATTAATTGTTGATGCCGCAGCTGAAGAAGATTTAGTGAAGTATCTAGACGAAGGTGCTGACCTTGTCATTTACAGTGGGGCAAAAGCTTTAGAAGGACCAAGTTCAGGTTTAGTGATTGGGAATCGTCAATTTATTGACTGGGTTCGTCTACAAGGCAAAGGGATTGGACGTGCAATGAAAGTTGGCAAAGAAAATATTCTAGGCTTAACAGCCGCAATTGAACAGTATGTTGCTGAAGGCAGTGAGTCTGGTGAGGCTATGAAAACACGTCTAGCTCCGTTTTTAACGGATTTAAATCAAGTGCCACACATAGTTGCTAGCTGTGAACAAGATGCCGCTGGAAGAGAAATCTATCGTGCTAAAATAACAATTGCGGATTCAGCACCATTAACGGCTAAAGAAGTAGTTGTTGGATTAAAGCAAGGCAATCCAGCGATTTATACGCGTGATTATCGTGCGAATAATGGAATTATTGAATTTGATATTCGTGCTGTAAATAAAGCAGAGATGGAAAAAATAGTCTCAGCACTTCAAACGTTACTAGGGTAA
- a CDS encoding amidohydrolase/deacetylase family metallohydrolase, which translates to MIDLYIKNGKTVAGTKIDIAINDGKIVEVAETLNISNAAKTIDLMGESYVSAGWIDDHVHCFEKMTLYYDYPDEIGVKKGVTTVIDAGTTGAENIGDFYSLAEKAETNVFALVNISKWGIVEQDELADLKKIKEDLIAAAIDKYPDFIVGMKARMSKTVVGDNDIIPLELAKKMQRANQLPLMVHIGSAPPRLDQVLDQLEQGDIVTHCYNGKHNGILDSSGKIKDFVWDAYRRGVIFDIGHGTDSFNFKVAETAKAAGLICETISTDIYHRNREAGPVYDLATTLEKMLVLGYSLEEIIPMITKNPAAAFKLTGKGQLEIGFDGDVTIFKMQNGVKELTDSNGFTREIREQIHPTYAIVGGKVHELA; encoded by the coding sequence ATGATAGATCTATATATTAAAAATGGCAAAACCGTCGCCGGAACTAAAATTGACATTGCAATTAACGATGGAAAAATTGTGGAGGTTGCTGAAACCTTAAACATCTCAAATGCAGCAAAAACAATTGATTTGATGGGCGAATCTTACGTTTCAGCAGGTTGGATTGATGACCATGTTCATTGTTTCGAAAAGATGACATTGTACTATGATTATCCTGATGAAATTGGCGTTAAAAAAGGTGTCACAACGGTGATTGATGCAGGCACAACGGGTGCTGAAAATATTGGCGATTTTTATTCACTAGCAGAAAAAGCTGAAACCAATGTTTTTGCTTTAGTTAATATTTCCAAATGGGGAATTGTTGAGCAAGATGAATTGGCCGATTTAAAGAAAATCAAAGAAGACTTGATTGCTGCTGCTATTGATAAATATCCAGATTTTATTGTTGGAATGAAAGCTCGGATGAGTAAAACGGTCGTTGGCGATAATGATATCATTCCGTTAGAACTGGCGAAAAAAATGCAACGAGCGAACCAGCTACCTTTAATGGTGCATATCGGTTCTGCCCCACCCAGGCTAGATCAAGTCTTGGATCAGTTGGAACAGGGGGATATTGTCACTCATTGTTATAATGGCAAACATAATGGCATTTTAGATTCTTCAGGCAAGATTAAAGACTTTGTTTGGGATGCCTATCGTCGTGGTGTAATTTTTGATATTGGTCACGGCACAGATAGTTTTAATTTTAAGGTAGCAGAAACAGCGAAAGCAGCCGGATTGATCTGTGAAACGATTAGTACAGATATTTATCATCGTAACCGCGAAGCTGGGCCCGTCTATGATTTAGCAACCACGCTAGAAAAAATGTTAGTCTTAGGTTATTCTTTAGAAGAGATCATTCCGATGATTACTAAAAATCCAGCGGCAGCTTTTAAATTGACAGGTAAAGGTCAATTAGAAATTGGGTTTGATGGCGATGTGACGATATTTAAAATGCAGAATGGCGTTAAGGAATTAACCGATTCTAATGGTTTTACTCGGGAAATTAGAGAACAAATTCATCCAACCTATGCAATTGTTGGTGGAAAAGTTCATGAATTAGCTTAA
- a CDS encoding DUF4310 family protein — MSEKLEKPNFWYADWSFPIFVGLLAAGVFAGTHMYYVYGVGAFNEVAIVAMLKAGMDGGSYGAAAAFGASFLFARILEGSLVGILDLGGAILTGIGIGIPAIFLSMGMVAPVENFALAIVTGLILGLLVGGVIILIRKFTINQSNSTFGADVMMGAGNASGRFLGPLIILSACGASIPIGIGATIGAVIFYLWKKPIAGGAILGAMILGAIFPIALT; from the coding sequence ATGTCTGAAAAATTAGAAAAACCAAATTTTTGGTATGCTGATTGGTCATTTCCAATTTTTGTTGGATTGCTAGCAGCAGGAGTATTTGCTGGAACACACATGTATTATGTTTATGGAGTCGGTGCCTTTAACGAAGTTGCCATAGTTGCCATGTTAAAAGCGGGAATGGATGGCGGTTCTTATGGAGCAGCTGCAGCCTTTGGAGCAAGTTTCTTATTTGCTCGTATTTTAGAAGGCTCATTAGTTGGGATTTTAGATTTAGGTGGAGCAATTTTAACAGGGATAGGAATTGGAATTCCAGCTATTTTCTTGAGCATGGGAATGGTTGCTCCTGTTGAAAACTTTGCATTAGCAATTGTAACTGGACTAATCTTAGGTTTATTGGTTGGTGGAGTGATTATCTTAATCCGTAAATTCACAATCAATCAATCAAACTCAACTTTTGGTGCGGATGTTATGATGGGAGCTGGAAATGCTTCTGGGCGTTTCTTAGGACCTTTAATTATTTTAAGTGCTTGTGGCGCTTCTATTCCAATTGGGATTGGAGCAACAATCGGCGCAGTTATCTTTTATTTATGGAAAAAACCAATTGCAGGTGGAGCTATTTTAGGGGCAATGATTTTAGGAGCTATTTTCCCAATTGCATTAACCTAA